The genomic region GGCGAGCGGTGTCTGCTGACAATAATCATGTGTCTGGTTATGCTAAAAAGAAACTCAGCGCGTTGAATCGTGAATTTTTAGTCTTTAGGAATTGTCgtacgaaataattgaaagaatgatTGACATTTTGAACATTGGAAGCGATCCGATCTTTGACGACCGTATAGTAAAGATTGAAACTCATACGTACAATCCATACGCAAATACAACACTTGGATATAGCGATGAGATACGGATACCTATACAGCATCAGGATTTGTGCACGTTGCCGTGCGAAAGCTTCCTTTACGTCGAAGGAAAATTGACGATAAGAAAAAAGGATGAACTAATGATATTGGGAAATAATTGTGTTGCAATCATGTTTGATGAACTTCGATATGAACTCAACGGTGTGGaaattgatcgcaacagaaacgttGGAATAACTTGCAcgattaaaaactacattttcCTTACACACGAGAGAAGTAAAATCTTGCACAATGCTGCGTGGAATATAGTTGCAAATAATGATGGCGAAGATTACTTCAATTTTTGCGTGCCGCTCAACATGTTGCTTGGATTTTGCGAAGATTATAAGCGTGTTGTGATTAACGCTGGTCATGAATTGATTCTAATACGTTCACGCAAcgacaacaattgtctattTGGAGCTCAGGCTGCTGAAGCTGAGATTgaattacacaaaatacaataGCGTATGCCTCACGTAATATTGAACGAAATTAGTAAACTGTCCTTGCTACAAGCGTTGGAGAGCGGTAGATACTTGAACATGAGTTTCCGCTCGTGGGATCTATACGAATTTCCTTTGCTACACAGTACGACCAAGCATTCATGGACTGTGAAAACTGTctctcagctggagaaaccgcGATACGCAATCTTTG from Anoplolepis gracilipes chromosome 6, ASM4749672v1, whole genome shotgun sequence harbors:
- the LOC140667209 gene encoding uncharacterized protein, encoding MIDILNIGSDPIFDDRIVKIETHTYNPYANTTLGYSDEIRIPIQHQDLCTLPCESFLYVEGKLTIRKKDELMILGNNCVAIMFDELRYELNGVEIDRNRNVGITCTIKNYIFLTHERSKILHNAAWNIVANNDGEDYFNFCVPLNMLLGFCEDYKRVVINAGHELILIRSRNDNNCLFGAQAAEAEIELHKIQ